The proteins below come from a single Chrysoperla carnea chromosome 1, inChrCarn1.1, whole genome shotgun sequence genomic window:
- the LOC123305102 gene encoding peroxiredoxin-6 codes for MVLLGDEFPNFKANTTIGEIQFHDWLDKKWAIFFSHPSDYTPVCTTELAEVVNLMPEFEKRNFKVIALSCDSVASHLGWIEDIKSYAKCYSEGFPYPIIADENRELAVQLGMIDPLEKDKDGLPLTARAVFIIDPEAKMRLSILYPATTGRNFREVLRVMDSLTLTEKYPVATPVNWKPGDNVMILPTLSEEDAPSFFANISTIALPSEKKYLRMTNCDGLVP; via the exons atggtaCTTCTTGGAGACGAATTCCCAAATTTTAAAGCAAATACAACAATTGGTGAAATTCAATTCCATGATTGGCTAGATAAAAA atgggcaattttcttttcacatccCAGTGATTACACTCCAGTTTGTACAACTGAATTGGCTGAAGTTGTAAATTTAATGCCAGAATTTGAGAAACGAAATTTTAAAGTGATAGCATTATCTTGCGATTCAGTTGCAAGTCACCTTGGTTGGATTGAAGATATCAAATCGTACGCAAAATGTTACAGCGAAGGATTTCCGTATCCGATAATCGCAGATGAAAACCGTGAACTAGCTGTACAATTAGGAATGATCGATCCTTTGGAAAAAGACAAGGATGGATTACCATTAACTGCACGGgctgtttttattattgatcCCGAGGCTAAAATGCGTTTATCTATTTTGTACCCGGCAACAACTGGAAGAAATTTTAGAGAAGTGTTACGTGTTATGGATTCTTTAACACTAACTGAGAAATATCCTGTTGCTACTCCAGTTAATTGGAAG cCGGGTGATAATGTAATGATACTTCCTACATTATCTGAAGAAGACGCTCCATCTTTCTTTGCTAATATTTCGACTATTGCGTTGCCTTCGGAAAAAAAATACTTGCGTATGACAAACTGTGATGGATTAGTaccataa